In Vigna radiata var. radiata cultivar VC1973A unplaced genomic scaffold, Vradiata_ver6 scaffold_233, whole genome shotgun sequence, one genomic interval encodes:
- the LOC106753203 gene encoding uncharacterized protein LOC106753203 has product MVTTRGMENSDPIQMIRELQAQLEEQARTIANLKQELQQKKAEDVERSKEKQHDWETSEDSQNHNPPPPPWSPDLLSFTDAIMQAPMPDRPPPQVEKFDGTTNPDHHLRNFIDSVAFYTQSDLVKCRAFSLSLRGEALEWYYTLPPNSVDTFRMLMGMFKKQYSTNRYEEVTAAELVNLRQGKDETLRAFMHRYTHAARRIKCGSPEFIISSLPNCLKSGFVSESLYVELPSTLEELQQKMAKFIKMEDQRIFRKQQHEEHLVNDNKKEGKHRKENARDQKPPVSLNPRYDRYAHLTVPTEKVLERALQSNLIFQRRKFPPKNMDTA; this is encoded by the coding sequence atggtgaccacaagaggTATGGAAAATTCGGATCCGATCCAGATGATAAGAGAACTACAAGCGCAGCTAGAGGAGCAAGCCCGAACCATTGCAAATTTAAAGCAAGAGTTACAACAGAAGAAGGCCGAGGATGTCGAACGtagtaaagaaaaacaacacgaCTGGGAGACATCAGAGGACAGTCAAAATCATAATCCGCCTCCTCCCCCCTGGTCCCCGGATCTCTTGTCATTCACTGATGCCATCATGCAGGCCCCCATGCCCGACCGGCCTCCGCCTCAGGTCGAAAAATTTGATGGCACAACGAATCCAGATCATCATTTGCGGAACTTCATTGACTCCGTGGCTTTTTACACTCAAAGTGACCTGGTAAAATGCCGGGCGTTTTCCCTGTCACTAAGGGGTGAAGCCCTGGAGTGGTATTACACCCTTCCACCCAATTCGGTGGATACTTTCCGCATGCTGATGGGCATGTTCAAAAAGCAATACTCCACCAACCGATACGAGGAGGTTACTGCAGCCGAGCTAGTCAATCTTAGACAAGGGAAAGACGAAACTCTCAGAGCCTTCATGCATCGATACACTCACGCCGCTCGAAGGATAAAATGTGGCAGCCCTGAATTCATCATTAGTAGTTTGCCCAATTGCCTAAAATCGGGATTCGTCTCAGAAAGCCTATACGTCGAGTTACCCAGTACATTGGAGGAGTTGCAGCAAAAAATGGCTAAATTTATAAAGATGGAAGATCAAAGGATCTTTCGGAAACAACAACACGAGGAGCACCTGGTGAATGATAACAAGAAGGAGGGGAAGCATCGAAAGGAGAACGCCCGGGATCAGAAACCCCCGGTGAGTTTAAACCCTAGATACGATCGCTATGCGCACCTCACTGTCCCTACAGAAAAGGTGCTGGAGAGGGCTTTGCAGTCCAACCTGatctttcaaagaagaaaattccCACCTAAGAACATGGACACGGCGTAG
- the LOC106753201 gene encoding zinc finger protein CONSTANS-LIKE 5-like, with protein IDIDSDIHSANPLARRHDRIPVKPFFDSADSIVKASAAASIGFIIPSDDAITASDACALDDPDATAWFIPNPNFRAKIMDALDIKSKEIFYSEMDPFLDFDYSNFFHNNSSGNDNVVPVQTKPSLAPSIIDNHQLSESCFNIDCCRTKLSSINYPSQSLSQSVSTTTQ; from the coding sequence ATTGATATCGACTCCGACATCCACTCTGCCAACCCCCTCGCGCGCCGCCATGACCGCATCCCCGTTAAGCCTTTCTTCGACTCCGCCGACTCCATCGTCAAGGCCTCTGCCGCTGCCTCCATCGGCTTCATCATTCCTTCTGACGACGCCATCACTGCTTCCGATGCCTGCGCACTCGACGACCCCGACGCCACCGCCTGGTTCATCCCCAACCCTAACTTTAGGGCAAAAATCATGGACGCCCTTGACATCAAGTCCAAGGAGATCTTCTACTCAGAAATGGACCCCTTCCTCGACTTCGATTACTCAAACTTTTTCCACAACAACAGCTCCGGAAACGACAATGTCGTTCCAGTTCAAACCAAACCTTCCCTCGCTCCTTCTATCATCGATAACCACCAACTATCAGAAAGTTGTTTCAACATCGATTGTTGCCGCACCAAACTCTCCTCCATTAATTACCCATCCCAGTCTCTCAGCCAAAGCGTGAGTACTACCACACAGTAA
- the LOC106753205 gene encoding probable serine/threonine-protein kinase At1g54610 — MGCVLGTPARAGVQRRRGREQQEVATGEVNNAVRVRDKERNLHTGDFPGTLPALERRKPILDPCAVTHQGWPSWLVAVAGEAIGDWTPRRANTFEKLAKIGQGTYSNVYKARDLVTGKIVALKKVRFDNLEPESVKFMAREILVLRRLDHPNVVKLEGLVTSRMSCSLYLVFEYMEHDLAGLAAGQGVKFTEPQVKCFMKQLLSGLEHCHSRGVLHRDIKGSNLLIDNEGILRIADFGLATFFDPKIKQAMTSRVVTLWYRPPELLLGATLYGVGIDLWSAGCILAELLSGKPIMPGRTEVEQLHKIFKLCGSPSEEYWRKYKLPNATIFKPQQPYKSCISETFKDFRPSSLPLIETLLAIDPDDRGTASEALNSEFFTTEPYACEPSSLPKYPPSKELDVKLRDEEARRQKALSGKASTVDGVKRGRARERGRAVPAPEANAEIQTNLDRWRVVTHANAKSKSEKFPPPHQDGAVGYLQDAASNKGPVSLGVPDTSFSSGIFNSKPSGPVRSHAGAGHHRGRKAKKEESQMASSWKFIRPFKPSTVGLSMDLLFRSK; from the exons ATGGGTTGCGTGCTCGGGACGCCGGCGCGTGCCGGAGTACAGCGCCGTCGCGGGAGAGAGCAGCAGGAAGTTGCTACCGGAGAAGTTAATAATGCCGTTAGGGTTCGAGATAAGGAAAGAAACCTGCATACCGGCGATTTTCCGGGGACTCTTCCGGCGCTGGAACGCCGGAAACCTATACTCGACCCGTGCGCTGTCACGCATCAGGGATGGCCGTCGTGGTTGGTGGCCGTCGCCGGCGAAGCAATCGGCGATTGGACTCCTCGTCGAGCCAATACTTTCGAGAAGCTTGCTAAG ATTGGACAAGGGACCTATAGTAACGTGTATAAGGCTAGGGACCTTGTTACGGGGAAGATTGTGGCATTGAAGAAAGTGAGATTTGACAATTTGGAGCCGGAGAGTGTGAAGTTCATGGCGAGAGAGATACTTGTTTTGAGGAGGCTTGATCACCCCAATGTGGTGAAGCTTGAGGGTTTGGTTACTTCTAGAATGTCGTGCAGTTTATATTTGGTGTTTGAGTATATGGAGCATGATCTCGCAGGGCTTGCGGCTGGCCAAGGGGTCAAGTTCACTGAACCTCAG GTTAAATGCTTTATGAAGCAATTACTCTCTGGTCTTGAGCATTGCCACAGTCGAGGCGTGTTGCACCGTGATATCAAGGGTTCCAACCTGCTTATAGACAATGAAGGAATCCTTAGAATTGCAGATTTTGGACTGGCAACTTTTTTTGATCCCAAGATAAAACAGGCAATGACAAGTAGAGTGGTGACCCTTTGGTATCGTCCTCCCGAGCTTCTTCTTGGAGCTACATTATATGGTGTGGGTATTGACCTTTGGAGTGCTGGCTGCATCTTGGCAGAGCTGCTTTCTGGAAAGCCAATAATGCCTGGCCGAACAGAG GTTGAACAGCTCCACAAAATATTTAAGTTGTGTGGCTCTCCATCTGAGGAATATTGGAGGAAGTATAAATTGCCAAATGCTACAATCTTTAAGCCTCAGCAGCCATATAAAAGTTGCATCTCAGAAACATTCAAAGACTTCCGTCCATCTTCTCTACCTCTAATTGAAACTCTTCTTGCAATAGATCCTGATGACCGTGGAACTGCCTCAGAAGCACTGAATAGTGAA TTCTTTACCACAGAGCCCTATGCTTGTGAACCATCGAGTTTGCCAAAGTATCCTCCCAGCAAAGAATTGGATGTAAAGCTGAGAGATGAAGAAGCAAGAAG GCAAAAGGCTCTAAGTGGAAAAGCTAGTACAGTTGATGGTGTCAAAAGAGGCAGAGCACGCGAGCGTGGCCGTGCTGTTCCTGCCCCTGAAGCAAATGCAGAGATCCAAACAAACTTAGAT AGGTGGAGAGTTGTAACGCATGCAAATGCAAAAAGCAAGAGTGAGAAATttcctcctcctcatcaagATGGAGCAGTTGGATATCTACAGGATGCTGCATCAAACAAAGGGCCAGTTTCGCTTGGCGTCCCCGACACCTCGTTTTCCTCAGGgatatttaattcaaaacctTCTGGACCCGTTAGAAGTCATGCTGGTGCAGGACATCACAGAGGGAGGAAAGCCAAAAAAGAAGAGTCCCAGATGGCGTCATCATGGAAATTCATTCGTCCATTTAAGCCATCAACAGTTGGACTTTCTATGGATTTGTTATTTAGGAGCAAATAA
- the LOC106753202 gene encoding uncharacterized protein LOC106753202 codes for MARPTEGFELQIYLAASNHSISAALIQESPDFKLIYFISRTLQGAEERYSQVEKVALALLTAARRLRPYFQSHQIVIRTNHPIAKILRKPDLAGRIVAWAIELSEFGLRYEPQGSVKGQHLADFAAEVCRPGEPNIWHLNVDGSSDRRGGGAGIVLEGPDDLLVEQAISFNFQLSNNQTEYEALISGLLLAKELEVNHLECRMNSQLVVRQLNGTFQVKDDHLLRYYHKVSDLIKSFTSFSVTHIPRAQNSRADLLSKLTHSREKSQLSSVIKTTLHKPLLETYTTNVAAPRTDWRQDIIQLMVQQEQGGQVSITDSKRIARYMFVGDDLYRRGYTTPLLKCLFDEETKYVMQELHHGVCGSHLGKRMMKAKILRAGFYWPSMEQDCAAFVQKCISCQSHGHNLRIPPSELHEIISPWPFAQWGMHIAGPLPVGKAQCKYLLVAVDYFTKWIEAEAL; via the coding sequence ATGGCTCGCCCAACTGAGGGATTCGAGTTACAAATCTACTTGGCTGCATCCAACCACTCGATAAGTGCAGCCCTCATCCAGGAAAGTCCAGACTTTAAGCTGATATACTTTATCAGTCGAACCCTACAAGGAGCAGAGGAAAGATATTCTCAGGTGGAAAAGGTGGCGCTAGCCTTGCTGACAGCAGCACGACGTCTCCGGCCGTATTTTCAGAGTCATCAGATAGTCATCCGGACAAACCATCCAATCGCTAAGATTCTCAGGAAGCCTGACTTGGCGGGAAGGATTGTAGCCTGGGCGATCGAGCTATCTGAATTCGGCCTACGATATGAACCACAAGGTTCCGTTAAAGGCCAGCACCTGGCTGATTTTGCGGCTGAAGTCTGCCGACCGGGGGAACCAAACATTTGGCATCTAAATGTGGATGGATCTTCAGacagaagaggaggaggagctGGCATTGTGCTCGAAGGACCGGACGACCTACTGGTCGAACAGGCGATCAGCTTTAACTTCCAACTTAGCAATAACCAGACAGAATATGAAGCTCTCATTAGCGGATTATTGCTGGCCAAAGAGTTGGAAGTCAATCATCTGGAATGCAGAATGAATTCTCAACTAGTTGTTCGACAACTCAATGGAACTTTCCAGGTCAAAGACGATCACCTGCTACGCTATTATCACAAGGTTAGTGatttaatcaaatcatttaCTAGTTTTTCTGTGACCCACATACCCAGGGCACAAAACTCCCGGGCGGATCTGTTATCGAAGTTGACCCACTCCCGCGAGAAGTCGCAACTCTCTTCGGTAATTAAAACCACACTGCATAAGCCGTTGTTGGAAACATATACCACTAACGTGGCTGCACCACGAACTGATTGGCGGCAGGACATAATTCAACTGATGGTCCAACAAGAACAGGGCGGACAGGTCAGTATCACTGATTCTAAACGAATCGCCCGTTACATGTTCGTGGGTGATGATTTGTACCGGCGAGGTTATACTACCCCGTTGCTGAAATGTTTGTTCGACGAAGAAACTAAGTACGTCATGCAAGAATTACATCACGGCGTTTGTGGTTCACATTTGGGGAAAAGGATGATGAAGGCCAAGATTCTACGAGCCGGCTTTTACTGGCCCTCTATGGAGCAAGATTGTGCGGCATTCGTACAGAAGTGTATCTCCTGCCAGTCTCACGGACATAATCTACGAATTCCTCCTTCTGAACTACATGAAATCATCTCCCCGTGGCCCTTCGCGCAGTGGGGAATGCATATAGCCGGCCCGCTACCGGTCGGCAAAGCACAATGCAAATACCTCTTGGTAGCGGTCGATTACTTCACCAAATGGATTGAAGCAGAGGCCCTCTGA